In Musa acuminata AAA Group cultivar baxijiao chromosome BXJ2-3, Cavendish_Baxijiao_AAA, whole genome shotgun sequence, the following proteins share a genomic window:
- the LOC135607250 gene encoding subtilisin-like protease SBT3.8 isoform X1, giving the protein MSLGIFLLVWSYFQWVKLGDNPSTKASVSVPSSTAKLYIVDLGERQYEDPQLVTASHHDMLSSVLGSKEKARDSIVYSYKHCFSGFAATLTPSQAHQISELAEVISVSPSRTFPLHTTRSWDYLGLRSGHQQPTGLLEKGKEGDGIIIGVVDTGIWPESRSFNDDGYGPVPSRWKGKCEAGQNFTVNHCNRKIIGARYYSKDVDPSEVARDYDSPRDANGHGTHTASTAAGSLVSDVNFHGLGAGTARGGAPRARLAIYKVCWGSGICGEADVLQAIDDAVDNGVDILSLSIGGYGHFPASLGAVRKGITVVFSGGNDGPVPQTINNAVPWVITVAASTIDRSFPTDIILGNGRTLVKGQSMCYASSDPGYKELVPFGSCSVVPQYLSQLADKIVLCFDRAFAAAVDAAGETSQLLARLSQAGARGAIIARFPRSILPDCSGIACVLVDYDVGGQIANYANVETASGRIPVAHVSPASNIVGSQVMSPRVAAFSARGPHTSYPDLVKPDITAPGVNILAAVRDWYQFMSGTSMACPHVSGIAALLKVVHPDWSPAAIKSALVTTSYTTDERGFPVEAEAIPRKLADAFDYGGGHIDPNKAADPGLVYDIHPDDYCNYFPCTNRALSLPSDDVPGLGTSGVDNKRMYDLNLPSVSIPKEI; this is encoded by the exons ATGTCTCTGGGAATCTTTCTTCTCGTTTGGAGCTACTTCCAATGGGTAAAACTCGGAGATAACCCATCAACCAAGGCGAGTGTCTCTGTGCCCTCTTCTACTGCGAAGCTGTACATTGTGGATCTTGGAGAAAGACAATACGAAGATCCACAGCTTGTGACTGCTTCCCACCATGATATGCTGTCTTCCGTACTGGGGAG CAAGGAAAAGGCTCGCGATTCAATTGTTTACAGCTACAAACATTGCTTCTCGGGCTTTGCGGCCACACTCACGCCATCTCAAGCACACCAAATTTCAG AATTGGCGGAGGTGATTAGTGTCAGTCCAAGCCGCACTTTTCCTCTGCATACCACACGAAGCTGGGACTACCTCGGCCTACGGTCTGGCCATCAGCAACCCACAGGACTACTTGAGAAAGGCAAGGAAGGCGATGGCATCATCATCGGAGTTGTCGACACAG GCATCTGGCCGGAATCGAGAAGCTTCAACGACGACGGTTATGGCCCCGTCCCATCCCGTTGGAAAGGAAAGTGTGAAGCAGGTCAAAACTTCACCGTCAACCACTGCAACCGCAAGATCATCGGTGCAAGATACTACAGTAAAGACGTCGACCCGTCTGAGGTCGCGCGAGACTACGACTCCCCCCGTGACGCCAATGGCCATGGAACACACACCGCTTCCACCGCAGCAGGTTCTCTGGTAAGCGATGTAAACTTCCACGGTCTCGGTGCCGGTACAGCAAGAGGAGGCGCTCCTCGTGCGCGGCTAGCAATCTACAAGGTGTGCTGGGGATCAGGAATATGCGGGGAAGCCGACGTACTACAAGCCATAGATGACGCGGTGGATAACGGGGTGGACATCTTGTCACTGTCGATCGGTGGGTACGGTCATTTTCCGGCGTCACTAGGCGCGGTAAGGAAGGGGATAACGGTGGTCTTCTCTGGGGGCAACGATGGCCCGGTTCCTCAAACAATCAACAACGCGGTGCCATGGGTCATCACGGTGGCTGCCAGCACTATCGATCGCTCATTTCCGACCGACATAATCCTTGGAAACGGACGAACTCTGGTG AAGGGACAATCAATGTGCTACGCGTCCAGTGATCCAGGATACAAAGAACTTGTACCTTTTGGCAG TTGCTCAGTGGTGCCTCAATATCTCTCGCAATTAGCAGACAAGATTGTGCTATGCTTTGATCGTGCATTTGCTGCCGCCGTCGATGCTGCCGGTGAGACCTCCCAGTTGCTAGCGAGATTGTCGCAAGCCGGAGCAAGGGGAGCTATTATTGCACGATTCCCGCGCAGCATCCTCCCAGACTGCAGCGGCATTGCATGCGTCCTCGTGGATTATGATGTAGGCGGACAGATAGCCAACTATGCCAACGTGGAAACTGCAAG TGGGAGAATCCCCGTGGCGCATGTGAGCCCTGCATCCAACATCGTCGGGAGCCAAGTGATGTCGCCGAGGGTGGCAGCTTTCTCCGCAAGAGGGCCGCATACAAGCTATCCGGACTTAGTGAAG CCTGACATCACAGCTCCGGGAGTCAATATCTTGGCGGCAGTGAGAGATTGGTATCAATTTATGTCAGGAACTTCAATGGCTTGTCCTCATGTATCTGGAATTGCAGCTCTTCTCAAAGTAGTGCATCCCGATTGGTCTCCAGCTGCCATCAAATCAGCACTTGTCACCACCT CATATACAACCGACGAACGCGGCTTCCCAGTAGAAGCGGAAGCGATTCCTCGGAAGCTGGCCGATGCTTTCGACTATGGCGGAGGTCACATCGATCCTAATAAAGCCGCAGATCCTGGACTTGTTTATGATATCCATCCGGATGATTACTGCAACTACTTCCCGTGCACAAACCGTGCCTTGAGTCTGCCCTCGGACGACGTTCCCGGCCTCGGGACATCCGGAGTGGATAACAAACGTATGTATGACTTGAACCTGCCCTCCGTCTCCATTCCGAAGGAGATATAG
- the LOC135607250 gene encoding subtilisin-like protease SBT3.8 isoform X2, whose product MSLGIFLLVWSYFQWVKLGDNPSTKASVSVPSSTAKLYIVDLGERQYEDPQLVTASHHDMLSSVLGSKEKARDSIVYSYKHCFSGFAATLTPSQAHQISELAEVISVSPSRTFPLHTTRSWDYLGLRSGHQQPTGLLEKGKEGDGIIIGVVDTGIWPESRSFNDDGYGPVPSRWKGKCEAGQNFTVNHCNRKIIGARYYSKDVDPSEVARDYDSPRDANGHGTHTASTAAGSLVSDVNFHGLGAGTARGGAPRARLAIYKVCWGSGICGEADVLQAIDDAVDNGVDILSLSIGGYGHFPASLGAVRKGITVVFSGGNDGPVPQTINNAVPWVITVAASTIDRSFPTDIILGNGRTLVGQSMCYASSDPGYKELVPFGSCSVVPQYLSQLADKIVLCFDRAFAAAVDAAGETSQLLARLSQAGARGAIIARFPRSILPDCSGIACVLVDYDVGGQIANYANVETASGRIPVAHVSPASNIVGSQVMSPRVAAFSARGPHTSYPDLVKPDITAPGVNILAAVRDWYQFMSGTSMACPHVSGIAALLKVVHPDWSPAAIKSALVTTSYTTDERGFPVEAEAIPRKLADAFDYGGGHIDPNKAADPGLVYDIHPDDYCNYFPCTNRALSLPSDDVPGLGTSGVDNKRMYDLNLPSVSIPKEI is encoded by the exons ATGTCTCTGGGAATCTTTCTTCTCGTTTGGAGCTACTTCCAATGGGTAAAACTCGGAGATAACCCATCAACCAAGGCGAGTGTCTCTGTGCCCTCTTCTACTGCGAAGCTGTACATTGTGGATCTTGGAGAAAGACAATACGAAGATCCACAGCTTGTGACTGCTTCCCACCATGATATGCTGTCTTCCGTACTGGGGAG CAAGGAAAAGGCTCGCGATTCAATTGTTTACAGCTACAAACATTGCTTCTCGGGCTTTGCGGCCACACTCACGCCATCTCAAGCACACCAAATTTCAG AATTGGCGGAGGTGATTAGTGTCAGTCCAAGCCGCACTTTTCCTCTGCATACCACACGAAGCTGGGACTACCTCGGCCTACGGTCTGGCCATCAGCAACCCACAGGACTACTTGAGAAAGGCAAGGAAGGCGATGGCATCATCATCGGAGTTGTCGACACAG GCATCTGGCCGGAATCGAGAAGCTTCAACGACGACGGTTATGGCCCCGTCCCATCCCGTTGGAAAGGAAAGTGTGAAGCAGGTCAAAACTTCACCGTCAACCACTGCAACCGCAAGATCATCGGTGCAAGATACTACAGTAAAGACGTCGACCCGTCTGAGGTCGCGCGAGACTACGACTCCCCCCGTGACGCCAATGGCCATGGAACACACACCGCTTCCACCGCAGCAGGTTCTCTGGTAAGCGATGTAAACTTCCACGGTCTCGGTGCCGGTACAGCAAGAGGAGGCGCTCCTCGTGCGCGGCTAGCAATCTACAAGGTGTGCTGGGGATCAGGAATATGCGGGGAAGCCGACGTACTACAAGCCATAGATGACGCGGTGGATAACGGGGTGGACATCTTGTCACTGTCGATCGGTGGGTACGGTCATTTTCCGGCGTCACTAGGCGCGGTAAGGAAGGGGATAACGGTGGTCTTCTCTGGGGGCAACGATGGCCCGGTTCCTCAAACAATCAACAACGCGGTGCCATGGGTCATCACGGTGGCTGCCAGCACTATCGATCGCTCATTTCCGACCGACATAATCCTTGGAAACGGACGAACTCTGGTG GGACAATCAATGTGCTACGCGTCCAGTGATCCAGGATACAAAGAACTTGTACCTTTTGGCAG TTGCTCAGTGGTGCCTCAATATCTCTCGCAATTAGCAGACAAGATTGTGCTATGCTTTGATCGTGCATTTGCTGCCGCCGTCGATGCTGCCGGTGAGACCTCCCAGTTGCTAGCGAGATTGTCGCAAGCCGGAGCAAGGGGAGCTATTATTGCACGATTCCCGCGCAGCATCCTCCCAGACTGCAGCGGCATTGCATGCGTCCTCGTGGATTATGATGTAGGCGGACAGATAGCCAACTATGCCAACGTGGAAACTGCAAG TGGGAGAATCCCCGTGGCGCATGTGAGCCCTGCATCCAACATCGTCGGGAGCCAAGTGATGTCGCCGAGGGTGGCAGCTTTCTCCGCAAGAGGGCCGCATACAAGCTATCCGGACTTAGTGAAG CCTGACATCACAGCTCCGGGAGTCAATATCTTGGCGGCAGTGAGAGATTGGTATCAATTTATGTCAGGAACTTCAATGGCTTGTCCTCATGTATCTGGAATTGCAGCTCTTCTCAAAGTAGTGCATCCCGATTGGTCTCCAGCTGCCATCAAATCAGCACTTGTCACCACCT CATATACAACCGACGAACGCGGCTTCCCAGTAGAAGCGGAAGCGATTCCTCGGAAGCTGGCCGATGCTTTCGACTATGGCGGAGGTCACATCGATCCTAATAAAGCCGCAGATCCTGGACTTGTTTATGATATCCATCCGGATGATTACTGCAACTACTTCCCGTGCACAAACCGTGCCTTGAGTCTGCCCTCGGACGACGTTCCCGGCCTCGGGACATCCGGAGTGGATAACAAACGTATGTATGACTTGAACCTGCCCTCCGTCTCCATTCCGAAGGAGATATAG